In Rosa chinensis cultivar Old Blush chromosome 1, RchiOBHm-V2, whole genome shotgun sequence, a genomic segment contains:
- the LOC112176435 gene encoding membrane steroid-binding protein 2 has translation MALQLWETLKEAIVVYTGLSPATFFTLLALLFAAYHVLSGLFGPSETHNHPRSLEEMQPLQPPVQLGEITAEELKQYDGSDPKKPLLMAIKSQIYDVSQSRMFYGPGGPYALFAGKDASRALAKMSFEDKDLTGDTTGLGPFELEALQDWEYKFMSKYVKVGTIKSSVPETQEESTSEATKDAEDVPSEIPAVKSEETSSPSADAKQE, from the exons atgGCTCTGCAACTCTGGGAAACACTGAAGGAGGCGATCGTGGTCTACACGGGCCTATCTCCGGCGACCTTCTTCACACTCCTGGCTCTGCTCTTCGCCGCTTACCATGTCCTTTCTGGGCTTTTTGGGCCGTCCGAGACCCACAACCACCCCAGGAGCTTGGAGGAGATGCAGCCTCTTCAGCCGCCGGTCCAGCTCGGCGAGATCACCGCCGAGGAGCTCAAGCAGTACGACGGCTCCGATCCCAAGAAGCCTCTGCTCATGGCCATCAAGTCTCAGATCTATGACGTGTCTCAGAGCAG GATGTTTTATGGACCTGGAGGTCCTTATGCTCTATTTGCAGGAAAAGATGCTAGCAGGGCTCTTGCAAAAATGTCTTTCGAAGACAAAGATCTCACTGGTGATACTACTGGTCTTGGTCCTTTTGAGCTTGAGGCCTTGCAAGATTGGGAATATAAGTTCATGAGCAAGTATGTCAAGGTCGGAACCATTAAGAGTTCAGTTCCAGAAACTCAGGAGGAATCCACTAGTGAGGCCACCAAAGATGCTGAAGATGTACCATCAGAAATCCCAGCTGTCAAATCTGAGGAAACCTCCTCGCCTTCTGCTGATGCCAAGCAAGAGTAG
- the LOC112172092 gene encoding F-box/LRR-repeat protein At3g48880 → MEEYDSRRGDDLPSDVLRNLFEFFDDTSDPTSAITRVHCSAVCCAWRSILCDPQLWNTIDLSTMESDFIRIQIEPYIWVSEKTDSRLNCILKTALSLSRRNITTLLFNLNLYVPDHLFTYTAERSPKLKRLVMPVWNRISIAGIRKAIASWKDLESLTIGNINSYNYDFLMRQISTNCKNFSELKLVGTWGSFASALVRYVPKLKVLSLRCSNLLKEDLIAILNGLQDLEVLNISHCVLLNTRPRTRITLTELDPFILGKAFRLRRFITCMKSESCVMCQRAREDEGIMRWYRYEEGLWKVDEVDSLAL, encoded by the coding sequence ATGGAAGAGTACGACTCCAGACGAGGGGATGACCTGCCTAGTGACGTACTGCGCAATTTATTTGAGTTTTTCGACGACACATCGGATCCAACTTCGGCCATTACCAGGGTTCATTGCAGTGCCGTTTGTTGTGCTTGGCGTTCGATTCTCTGTGACCCTCAGCTTTGGAACACAATTGACCTCTCCACCATGGAATCTGATTTCATCAGAATACAAATTGAGCCCTATATTTGGGTTAGTGAAAAGACAGATTCGAGATTGAATTGCATTTTGAAGACTGCATTGAGTCTCAGCAGGAGAAATATAACCACCCTTCTCTTCAATCTCAACCTGTATGTTCCTGACCATCTCTTCACTTACACTGCTGAAAGATCCCCGAAGCTGAAACGACTGGTTATGCCGGTATGGAACAGGATAAGCATTGCCGGAATCCGCAAGGCCATTGCTTCATGGAAAGACCTTGAGTCCCTTACAATAGGTAACATCAATAGTTACAACTACGACTTCCTCATGAGGCAGATTTCAACCAATTGCAAGAACTTCAGTGAGTTGAAGTTGGTCGGAACTTGGGGTTCCTTTGCTTCAGCACTAGTTAGATATGTTCCGAAACTGAAAGTTTTGAGCCTCCGGTGTTCGAATCTCTTGAAGGAGGATTTGATCGCCATATTAAATGGATTACAAGACTTGGAAGTTCTGAATATATCACATTGCGTTTTGCTAAATACTCGACCTAGAACGAGGATTACTCTTACAGAGCTTGATCCATTTATTCTTGGCAAGGCTTTTAGGTTAAGGAGATTCATAACGTGCATGAAATCTGAGTCATGCGTCATGTGCCAAAGGGCCAGAGAAGACGAGGGGATCATGAGGTGGTATAGGTATGAAGAAGGGTTATGGAAAGTAGATGAGGTCGACTCTCTTGCTCTTTGA
- the LOC112195091 gene encoding F-box/LRR-repeat protein At3g48880, which produces MEDGDSLVTLRRWEDLNTDILRKIFGTFDYITDASAAIAQVRCSAVCIAWRSILCDPQLWSTLDLSWLKSNFIKIHQEPYVYVNSRSEEQLSRVLKVSLSLSRGNITTLVFNPELYISDDQLTSTAERCPNLKRLVMPTGDRIKKTGICKAIQNWQDLESLTVPGIMYPPYLMEVISKHCGKFRELKIMGRFDVRFASTLVGTDLPNLKVLSLRCSQLVREALITILDGLPQLEVLNIAHCVLLIEPPRRNQPLQIVEELDEAILKKAARLQRFITCMQVGRCIMCRRARNDGGIMKWYKYEAGLWKQDEVSSLAL; this is translated from the exons ATGGAAGACGGTGACTCCCTCGTAACCCTGAGAAGATGGGAAGATCTAAACACCGATATACTACGTAAGATTTTCGGGACTTTCGATTACATCACTGATGCGTCTGCAGCCATTGCTCAGGTTCGTTGCAGCGCCGTTTGTATTGCTTGGCGTTCGATTCTCTGCGATCCTCAGCTCTGGAGCACTCTCGATTTGTCGTGGTTGAAATCCAACTTCATCAAGATCCATCAGGAGCCGTACGTCTATGTTAATAGCCGGTCCGAAGAGCAATTGAGCCGGGTTTTGAAGGTGTCGTTGAGTCTTAGCAGAGGTAACATTACCACATTGGTTTTTAACCCGGAGTTGTATATCAGCGACGACCAGCTGACGTCTACTGCTGAAAG GTGCCCGAATCTGAAACGACTAGTGATGCCAACCGGGGACAGAATAAAGAAGACTGGAATCTGCAAGGCAATTCAAAACTGGCAAGATCTCGAATCGCTGACAGTGCCGGGGATAATGTATCCCCCATATCTCATGGAGGTGATCTCCAAACACTGCGGTAAATTCAGGGAACTAAAGATCATGGGTCGTTTCGATGTCCGATTTGCTTCAACATTAGTTGGTACTGATCTTCCGAATCTCAAGGTCTTGAGCCTGCGGTGTTCGCAGCTGGTAAGGGAAGCTTTGATCACTATATTGGACGGCTTACCACAACTAGAAGTCCTCAATATAGCACACTGTGTGCTTCTGATTGAACCCCCGCGGCGTAATCAGCCTCTTCAAATTGTTGAAGAGCTTGATGAAGCTATTCTTAAGAAGGCTGCTCGGTTGCAGAGATTCATAACGTGCATGCAAGTAGGCCGGTGCATCATGTGCCGAAGGGCCAGAAACGATGGGGGGATTATGAAGTGGTATAAATATGAAGCAGGGCTCTGGAAACAAGATGAGGTGAGCTCTCTTGCTCTTTGA